One window of the Zea mays cultivar B73 chromosome 3, Zm-B73-REFERENCE-NAM-5.0, whole genome shotgun sequence genome contains the following:
- the LOC100193045 gene encoding Pentatricopeptide repeat-containing protein At3g29230-like — translation MRPPCPAVALPTLLSRLRACRSASHALQCHALLLTSGHLAASPLRLSNHLLLALASVPSAAALADVVFARLPLPAARDPFAWNTAIRLHAPARPRAALLYFARMRRCGVRPDAYTFPAVLKACGCAPGCRAGLLVHAEAVRRGLAADLFTVNALISFYCRILDIRSGRKVFDEAGGVSRDLVSWNSMVAGYVGCGEMGLAQEMFDEMPQKDTFSWATLIDGYGKQGGAGVDRARELFDQMPERDLVCWNSMIDGYARHGRMDEARSLFEEMPERNVISWSIVIDGHVSCGEAKEALEYFQSMLRCGLRPDRIAAVGAVSACAQLGALEQGRWLHSYLEKKKLLSDVVVQTALIDMYVKCGCLDLAMLIFESMAERSVVTWNVMIVGLGTHGFGLDAVTLFHRMEAESVAVDDLSVLGMLTACTHAGLVSEGLEIFHRMKKDFGIDPKVEHYGALVDLLGRAGRLDQARHAIETMPMEPTPELWGSLLAACRSHSCVELAELSVERLADLGADDSGVYVLLSNIYADEGMWGDVLRIRKLMSDEGMRKDIGRSVIEVDGEIHEFVNGVGSYICKDEMYLMLWNLSNMVASI, via the coding sequence ATGCGGCCTCCCTGTCCCGCCGTTGCACTGCCAACGCTCCTCTCCCGCCTCCGTGCGTGCAGGTCCGCCTCCCACGCGCTCCAGTGCCACGCCCTCCTCCTCACCTCGGGCCACCTCGCCGCGTCCCCGCTGCGCCTCTCCAACCACCTCCTCCTCGCCCTCGCGTCCGTCCCCAGCGCCGCCGCGCTCGCGGACGTCGTCTTCGCGCGACTCCCGCTGCCCGCCGCCCGCGACCCATTCGCCTGGAACACAGCCATCCGCCTCCATGCCCCGGCGCGCCCCCGCGCCGCGCTGCTCTACTTCGCGCGGATGCGCCGTTGCGGCGTGCGGCCCGACGCCTACACGTTCCCCGCGGTCCTCAAGGCCTGCGGCTGCGCGCCTGGCTGCAGGGCCGGACTCCTAGTTCACGCCGAGGCCGTGAGGAGGGGGCTGGCCGCGGACCTCTTCACGGTGAACGCGCTCATCAGCTTCTACTGTAGGATCCTGGACATCCGCTCGGGCAGGAAGGTGTTCGACGAGGCAGGCGGCGTTTCGCGGGATCTCGTCTCGTGGAACTCCATGGTCGCTGGGTACGTTGGGTGCGGGGAGATGGGGCTCGCGCAGGAGATGTTTGACGAAATGCCGCAGAAGGACACGTTCTCGTGGGCGACCTTGATCGACGGGTATGGGAAGCAAGGCGGTGCTGGTGTGGACCGTGCACGCGAGTTGTTTGATCAAATGCCTGAGAGGGATTTGGTGTGCTGGAACTCAATGATCGATGGTTATGCCAGGCATGGTAGGATGGATGAGGCGAGGTCACTGTTCGAGGAAATGCCGGAGCGGAATGTGATCTCGTGGAGCATTGTCATTGATGGGCATGTCAGTTGTGGAGAGGCAAAGGAGGCTTTGGAGTATTTTCAGAGTATGCTACGGTGTGGCTTAAGGCCTGATAGGATCGCTGCCGTGGGAGCTGTCAGTGCTTGTGCTCAGCTGGGCGCTTTGGAGCAAGGAAGATGGCTTCACTCTTACTTggaaaagaagaagctgctgtctgATGTTGTGGTGCAAACAGCTTTGATAGATATGTACGTGAAATGTGGGTGCTTGGATCTTGCCAtgttgatctttgaaagcatgGCCGAGCGGAGTGTAGTCACTTGGAATGTGATGATTGTTGGACTTGGAACTCATGGTTTTGGTCTGGATGCTGTCACGCTGTTCCATCGAATGGAGGCTGAAAGTGTTGCAGTGGATGATCTTAGTGTACTTGGCATGCTGACTGCTTGCACACATGCTGGGTTGGTCTCAGAGGGTTTAGAGATATTTCACAGAATGAAAAAGGATTTTGGGATAGATCCCAAGGTAGAACATTATGGTGCATTGGTTGATCTACTTGGTCGTGCTGGCCGTTTGGATCAGGCCAGGCATGCTATAGAGACAATGCCCATGGAACCAACTCCAGAATTGTGGGGATCTCTTCTTGCTGCCTGTCGAAGCCACAGTTGTGTTGAGCTGGCTGAGTTATCAGTGGAACGTCTTGCAGATCTTGGAGCTGATGATTCTGGAGTCTATGTCCTTCTGTCAAATATCTATGCTGATGAAGGAATGTGGGGTGATGTTTTGAGGATTAGGAAATTGATGAGTGATGAGGGAATGAGAAAGGATATTGGACGGAGTGTGATTGAAGTGGATGGTGAAATACATGAGTTTGTGAATGGAGTTGGCTCATATATTTGTAAGGATGAAATGTACTTGATGCTGTGGAATTTGTCTAACATGGTGGCATCTATTTGA